A region of the Perca flavescens isolate YP-PL-M2 chromosome 15, PFLA_1.0, whole genome shotgun sequence genome:
ACCAAAGACGGAGTACCGCAGACAGGCAAATGTTACCAGCATTTGACTGGTGGTTGAGTCACCACTGATTGTAGTTGCTGGCACCGTCAActtaaaacttaaaatgaaTAACAGTCTATGGATAAGACAATCATAAATAAGAGAATAGAGCAGAGCAGTACCTATACTGGGCAAATATCTTCTCATCACAGAAATAGATATTGTGCTTCTTCTCACAGGGGAACTGCTGGTAGGGCAGAGACGAGAAGGCCTCCAGTTTTTTGACGAACACCACCTGAGAAAAACAAGACAGTCGGAACATAAAAAACTGCTGGACATCTCATGCCACACACGCACTTTGTGGGAAAGTGGAGGGATAGTAAGGCTTTAGTGCACTGTTGAAAAGAAAAGTGTATTCtgaggtagggctgggtattccCAATAAATTTCCGATCTGATTCAGTTACAATACAAATTTTgcttggttaaaaaaaagattctcaGATAACTTATGCTGTAAATTTTACAAGCAAGGAGCAACATATTTAAAAGAATTTAATTGGAGAATTGATTATTTAACCCCAGCCCTATTCTGAGGCAGGTTTTACAATATTACTTGTAAGAGTTTGGTAAGATTGAAAATGCTGCTCCTATTATAGAGATCTATAATCTATCCCTCCACTTTCCCCACAAAGTGTGTGTCTATGCCCCAAAGATATGAAACACCCTGCCAGTGGAGCTGAGAGAGGCCTCCACACtgaccacttaaaaaaaaaaaaaaaaaaaaagataaaaacctCTCTTTTTACAAAAGTTAATAATAACTGAGCTTGTCGCTGTTCAATGTTgatctttttgtgtttgtgtgtgtgcgtatatatTTTACTCTGTATAAAGGGTTTTATTTATGTTGCTTTTGTACGAAGCACATTGTGCTATATTAACttatatgaaatgtgctatagaaataaagtttgatttgatCGTATGCAGTGCATCCCAGCCAGTAcagcaggttgtgtgtgtgtgtgtgtgtgtgtgtgtgtgtgtgtgtgtgtgtgtatgtgtatgtatgtatgtatgtatgtatgtatgtatgtatatacccTAGCTCTGCCAAATTAAGCAAAACATTTTGGCAATAACAACAACCAGCTGTAATAGTAGTTGACAATGAACATTTTACAATATCTATATTTGAACGTTGTTGACAGCTAGCGATATTTTGAAGGGAGCGGTAGGTAGCGAGGCCCTTTTGGTTTGACATTATCAGTTGACAGGTTGCCTGACATttatttagctagctaccggTTTCTGAAAGGAACGATTTCCACAAGGAACGTGTGACCAGCAGACTGACACTAACAAACCAGCAACTAAAGGCACCGCCAGCTAAACTATTTACCGTACACAAGCTGGTTTGTTTGAGAGGTGAACATGTTCTACTAGCTAATTGCATTGACAGATCAGTGAATCACAAATCCATTGTCACATTAAATGGGCTAAACAGGATACGCCCGGGTAGACTAGCACAGTGATTTACCAATCATTTGCACGTCAAGGACACCTAAACTGATAACTCTATTTGATAAGCTGTGCTTTTAGaggttttattacagaaagtgtaagAAACCCAAGACCAAAAATAGTCGTACATTCTGACactgtgttacttatggatagGATTAACGGTATAGTGACAATAAATGATTTccctttttgctggggaccccccGGACCTGACCCTACTTTCAGACCCCCTCTGACTAGCTACTACACTGTCAACGTTTAGCTAACtataactagctagctaaccctACATTGGtcttgctaatgttagcttacctTAGCTAAGCTAATGAcagcgagaaaaaaaaagcacattagTCTGAACAGTTGGTAGACACAGCTGGTcgctatttattatttaccaGCAATGCTTTTGGTTTATTATAAATCCACCGAAGATGTTTTCATACAAATTCTAATTATTGTTGGTACAATAAAACTACCAGAACGATGTGGCCTAGGTAGCACCACCAGGCGCCATCCCCGAGGCACAGTAGAGGAGAAATGCGCACCTTGTCGAGCTCCTCCCGGCAGACGGCGCAGTACTTCTGGTCGCACAGCACCCTCATTTTGGTGGAGCAGCGGTAACAAACTGGGTGGTCGCATTTTCCCAAGGCGAAGATAGTGACTTCTTGGCAGCATAGGACGCAGTGCTTCTCTGTTTCTTTAGTTGTTGTTGAAGCCATGGTGGTGAAAAGGCACAGTTTAACTTTAGTACTATTTGTTATTGGGAGAGCTACAGCCGCTGGAGCGTTTATGTAATTGTGAAAGTCTGAGCTACCGCCGCGTCACGTTAGATGCTGGACCTCCGATCTGTATAGTATGAGGATGGACGATCTACCTTCCGGTACGGTGCTGCTTAGAGCTAGCGCACGTTTGGTCATTTCACAATCACTACTAGTCCACGTGTGTCCCCATATCTATGGTGTGTTCTAGGGCACCAGTCTGACCTGATGCTGTCTGATATGAGGTACTGTATTTTGGGTACTATATGTGCCTTTAGTCctagaaaataaatatacaatggtacatttctggatttttatattgtgtttttcaaatatttcaaaGTTAGGGGAACATTTAATGCAATATAGTAGGCCTATTTAATTTAACTCgattaatgaaataaaaaaaaatatataaaacgtAATTTATATTTGAAACGTCCATCCATTTAAAATTTGTGTCGCGGTCTTGGACTTTGAAAAGCATAATAGAAATTAAGCCTATGTGTTTTATTCTCGGCTTCTAATGAAATTAATTCCTGTTTGTGCATTTTTGCTTCCACAACGACATAAAGTGAGCACACATGAGAGCAGGACACAGACCCAAGTCAGCTGAACGGCTCACACATttgcaaaactgaaaaataatacattttatttttgctttatttcATACCTTGTTtttgtaaacattttctttacaaTGAAGCATCTTGCTTGTTCATGAGTTTAATTTTAAAGTTGCCCATTGTCATTTCAATAAACagattaaatcttttttttggtCACATAATTTCATATCTTACCAGGTTTTCATGCGTTTCATTCATTTGACTCCTGCATTCAAAACATGGCCTCAGTAACAATAAACAGGTATTATCAATAAAATGTAGTCCAGTATTTTTAAGTTAAAACCGGTTTAATTGGTTTCATAAATGCTGCCACAggacctttttcttttctttctggcATCTATGCCATTGTAAAGAGATTCAAGATCTTAAATCCCTTAAATAAATTTCCATTGATTTGTAAGTGTTAAGAAAAATGCTgaagaaactttttttattttttttattgaagtcGTGCATTCAATTTAAGTTTCCTCCAGGTTCTCTCATTGTTTCTATAACTAAAGCAGCATACTGTAAGAAATCCCTTTGGTCAACTCTATATAAATCTGTCTGTTGACCTTTTGTTCTGCGtattcatgttttcatcttaTCTTCGGTCAAATGATTCTAAACTGAAGCCCCTGAATAATCCGGGtttgcatgtttattttataattcCCTCtcctgaagaaaaagaaaactcaacAGGTCAACagagaacataaataaaaatgaagaatTACAAAATGATCATCAGCTTCGAAAATGCTGGATCCTACAATTCCCGTAATGCAACTCAGTAGCATTTTTCATTAGACCGTCCATGCATAAAAAATTCCCTCATCTTTTCAACTCCCTGCCCCCAGTTTATGTTAATGTTTTCGGCTAGATATTGGAAATCTTAGGACAAGCAGAGGGGCAAATTATTTTGTGTCAATGTACaaataataaagacataaaaggaataaaaatgaaatttctACTTTTAAAATCTAAATTCTCTCTGTCACTCCAGACACTGGTGAAAGGCTCTGCAGGAGCTACAGCGTTGATTTGGTTTCATTTCTGGTCTAATGAAACTCACTTTACTCCTTCCAGTAATGACTCTCTTGTTTCTGTTCAGAGCCCGGTGATGTCATGTTGGCGATAGGAGCCGTTCACTGTGCTGGTACATGGAAGATAAAACGTAAGGAAGTGATGCAGTAACTTAGTCCTATCTCTCCAAGCCGTTTTGAGGAAGAACCCAGGCAGACAGGAGAAGATTGTGCTGGTCTGTTCTAACCTGTCCTTGACCAACTGTAGATGAAGGAGCCCAGGCACCAGAGTTGGAGAGTCATCTCACATGCAGATGGACTTCTCAGCTGCAGCTCAAGGTTTTAAAGACAAACAAAGTCAGTAGAATTAGAGGGAGAGGTCTACTTAAAGCGTGTAGTGTTTTATTGGTAGAGTATTTGTAGGATAAGGTCACCATTAAAGATTCACTGTTTTTAAGAAAGCGACATTTCCTGGAAATTTAAGTCCCCATCAGGGGGTCTGTAACAGTGATCACTACAGTCAGTCAGTGCTTTAAATGTGGACAAACATCCATGGTTGTGAAGCTAGCTATCGTTTCTTGTAGTGGTTGCTGCTCAGTCCCATGACTCTGAAGGTGCAGCTGGCAATCTTCTCATAGAGAAGGAACATGAGTGCAGCAGTCAGCACCGTCTGCAGCAGCTTGGCCTCCAGGCCTTTAAAAAGACCCAACATGCCATACTTCCTATAGAAGGAAACCAGGATTAAAACAGAAAGAAACCTTTTAATTATGATCATGTCAAAGAGTAGAAGTCTTATTAACATGCAGAAGGTGTTTTGCATATATCATTCTGCATACAAAAAAAGCCAGAGAAAGAGCTGCATTATTATGGACATAATTATGAATCAAATGGTCAAAAAGACAAATGTTAAAGTGTAActcctgttattttttttcaacctggaccctattttcctatgtttttgtgtctaagtgactgatgggaacaacaatctttgacattggtcccgTATTAAGCAAGATTGCTGCAGTCGCCAGCGGCaaaatgactttttatttacatggattCTGGTGGATTTAGCTAACGCAATTTTGAGGAtgcttttatgtttaaaaaaaggatcttactctttaacagaaaggtcgacctccttagaaatcctttccataatgttgtcagacacttatatatagaatattaatctgagccggtcggtggcaaaacgagcacttttgtgaaggtaaatacaagcggGATAATTGCCCTATTAAGTTACATTGTAGCtcgtttcgccgctgccgactgcagcgatctcgcttaatactggaccaatttcaaagattgttgttcccatcagtcacttagacacaaaaacataggaaaatagggtccagactccaggttaaaaaaaacaggagttaCCCTTTAAGAATGCAGCAAACAAATGACTGTCCAGTTATTTGCAAGTGATTAGGAGACCATGTGTTCAGGCATTGTTTACTCATTTGCCATGGTTTGTGGTAAAAACATAGACATACAGTACTTGCATATGATAACATGTGGTGCAGCCTTTCAAATAAAGACCCTTATAGCAAGTTGTAGGCCAGATGAATAAAGGCTGCTCTCTAGGTCTTCATGGCGTCATGGCATATTATTTTCAAGTCATGCTGACAAAACATGTTCTATGTTACGGTGTCATTAGGACTGTTTGAAATCCAGAGCTATACTCAGCTATGAACGGTAGAaaatgaatggtttcatttgtTCGTTGTCATCCGAGAAATGTATTATGAAATGCAATCTATAAGATGCAATCTTATAGATAGCATTTTATAATGAATTCCTGGTAATTCAACTGTCACAAGTGCGCCAAGTCAAATGTATGCTTCATCTTTGCATTACACTGTATCTAAATAAAAGGAACTTAAATTGAGCCATAAGCATGGACAAAATTAAAACTGCAACCTTATGAAAAACTTAACATGTAatttgcgtgcgtgcgtgcgtgcgtggtaatggcgcagtggatatgacacattccTTAGGTGTGGGGGttctgggttcgattcccactgcgatacatcagccaatgtgtccctgagcaagacacttaaaggacaattctggcacaaaatgaacctaggggttaataacatgtgtaccgagtcgaacactgtctgggatctgttttcatgctaatcgaatgtgtcttggataacagtcatgagcagtcgaatcacgaacgctgtgtttgagctatgttactggttggaCGGCGTTCgttgttcgactggtcatgactgttatccaagatggcggccgcatgtaaacattaaagctactgtctttataatccatctttgtaataaactgtctgtacacttacaaagttctcaatgcttcagtttgcatgtagggaccctcattatgctacagtttaagtgtggtgctattttgagccttgttagtggtgaagaaatagtgatttaccctctgccccgaaagctagcgttagcagctaacccccggtttgcggtagctagtttcaagctacggacacatttgattagcatgaaaacatcccAGAGAGCattcgactcggtacacgttattaacccctagttTCATTTTGCATTGTCctttaacccctagttgctccagaggcgtgcaacctcggATATagctatacatacatacatatatatatatatatatatatatatatatatatatatagagcaaCTGTaggtcactttggataaaagtgtcatctaaatgatatgtaatgtaattttcgTTGCATGCACTGCATACCCACCTCACTCTGTTGACCAGTAGACACTTGATAGTCCTTAGACTGGACAGTAGTTTTGACTCGTCCGTTGACTCGTTGAACTGACCAAACTGtagtgatttaaaaacaaaagcaaatatATGTGCTCTTAAAGCTCCGATGTGtagaatgtgtatgtgtgattatAGCCTTATCAACTATTCTGATGGATTTATATGTAGAAAAATGAGAAAACTCTGAGGAGGGTTTTAATTATACATTTACATCAACCAGGCATCTCATTTTGCATGTGTAAACAAAACCCCCAGGCTTACTTACTGTACACACAAAACCTACCCTGAGAATGGACTGTATAGTCTGCAGTGGGTAGGTAACAGTGGTGGCAACAGCTTTGGCAACAGCGCCGATGATGAAGACCTCAACAGATGACAGCTTGGGGGGAATGAAAAAAACCTGTTACATTTTTGTGCAATTTTTCATAATAGTGGTAGTCAAAAAGGTCTGAGGAGTATGCTTGTCTAGAGGATTTACAGGGTTTAAATGTCCACACTAAGTGGTGAGGTGGGTAAGTGAGTGCAAGTGCTGAAGCCACTAGGCACATAGCACTGGTCACACCTGCAGCCCATCAGTAAATCAGGGAAGGCATTAACTGAGCCAGCTCAAGTCCACGCAGGAAGAACGAGTTGGGAACAAAGGACCAAGCAGGCAACGCCGCTGTGGCTTTTCATCAAGCGCCTGGGAAGGAGACATCGGCCGGGAAAATGGACtgacctctctctctgctcaaaGCCCCCACAGGACAGGCTGTTTTAAGGGAAGACTACGAGAATGCCAACGGACTCCGGAACGGGAAGAATCCTAAGTTAAAGTTTGACCCACTACCCTTcgaattatttattaaaagacattttatgGTTAAAGCTAACTGTCTCTGAGTCTCCTATTTCTATTGTGAATCTGGTCTCCATGTCCCCTCACAGCACACATGTTCAACCTAAGTATCTGATTCGACAGTCTCTCGCCTCTGCTGAAGCCACACAAAAATCATGTGACCAGAATTACTGCATATCGAGTGTCTACTCATCCAGAAGATGGGATAACCTTGCGAAACTTCCCTCCTTCACTTTTCCATGGGTTAATTACAAGTGCATATTTACTTTATTACCATGATATGGCACTTCTGTTTACCTGTAATattactgtattattattattattataataataacaaattataTTCAGGATAATCAGCGACAGTGTATTTTTGAATATTCTAatcctttttaaacattttgggcttttataagtagtttatattttatgtttcaTTTTCCAGTAATGTTCAAAACATGCTCTCATTCATTCATCAAAAAGAAATGTCACTGCTCTTTCATAACAACATTTGAGGGATCACTGCCaacaatatttttgttattgtgtttgtgcAAGAAAATTGTATTGTTATTCTATatagattttcttttattaatttaaagctGTGCTTGATGATGCActcaaaagaaaatgaaatgtcaatgcaaataatttgtttttaaacaacaaaaatgtaaaatctcTTGTAAAAATGATGCAATGGATAATTAAAAAACATAGTAGTCATTTTCAACTCAAATTATCTAACTTTGTTCCTCATATATCTCTCATCTTTCTAAAGTACAGCTCTGATTTCAGCACTGATCTTTCTCCTAAATCGCTCCTCATCTCTCTCACCTCCCTGGGAACTCCTCTCCTCAGCTGCCTCTTCAGGGCTTCGTAAATCATGAACTGGATGGCGGGGTTCAGCACCAGCAGCAGGGATGTTAAGGTCCCATTCCACAGTGCTCCCACACCCTCGCGACGGATAATCTGTGCAAATGCATCTGCGAAAAACAAGAGCAAATCaaccattaataaaaaaaaaaaaaaacaaaagagaggTCTTAACCAAAAAGCATCCAGGTATGGCACTAAATGTTACGTACTGTATGTGGTGATTAATACTGAATATTATAAGAACATATAAGCATTATCAGACGTTAACCATTTACCCAGAATGCCAGAGTAGTTGGTGGGCCGTATGTCTGCATTGCGAAACTTGGAACCCTGAAGCTTCAGCCTGGTGTTGACCACCCACAAAGGAGTGGTCAGCAGTACGTTAACAACGCCTAGAGACAAGAAGGCAGATGAAAATAAAGTCATTAAGAAATGGATGTGGACTCAAATCTGAAATTGGATGGACTTTCTTGTCCTGAGTCACTAAAACAAGGCTTTtatgattcaattcaattttatttatagtatcaaatcataacaagagttatctcaagacactttacagatagagtaggtctagaccacactctttactttacaaagacccaacagttCCAGTAAGatcaagcatttagtgcgacagtggcgaggaaaaactcccttttaggaagaaacctcggacagacccaggctcttggtaggcggtgtctgacggtgccggttgggggtgtgatgaacagtggcaataatagtcacaataaagataaagataatGATGAACATGACCCTCTTACCTGCAACAATGCCTATGATTAAGTCAGTGCTTGGAGCCGACTGCTTTCCCTTCAGCCAGCTAGCCTTGAGGCCGTGGAAGCAGTAGAAATAGACAAAGTTGGAGCAACACAGGCTGCAAATGACCGGGAACCAGCCTCGGTATGGAGCTAGTCTGCAGAGCAAGCACAGGAACATGTCCTACTATTGCTTTTCTTTGCACCTTTTTCGAGTCAGCTGGAAATGTGAGAGGTGCttgtgatgtgtgtttgtgttcatatATTTTTACATATCTGAACTGAGCTAGAATCAAGAATTTACTGGCGAGCAACTACATCaaatttatttaagaaaaaggggacaatacatattaatgaacgttttcacaaatgtaaatatgccaAATTATAGCCTttggctaatttccatctgcagaCCCCCTGGCAGGTTGATGTTACACacaaatgaatgaatacatacagagacactaTATGCAGACTATATACAAAGAGACAAGGACAAGAACAGTGATCACATCATGTTAGaacaaacaataacaacaagAGTGGACAACAAAGGACATATAGAAATCAGGTCTAATAACATTTTTACTCACAGTCCTTCCTCTTTGACAATTTCTGCCAGAATGGCTGGAGTTGATTGGGCCTTCCTATTTTCATCCactgaacacaaacaaaagacaACTAGTTTTGAGTAACTACATTACATTAACAACTATATTAACTGCAAATGTCTTACCCTGTAGCCTCAGTCTGGCAGTATCAAGAGGGAAGAACACTGTCATGGCAGTCACACTTCCCTGAAACAACAACTACAATCAGTTTTCAGGGAAGAGACAAACAGTGTGCATTGCATTTTTGTTCAATATGGAAGAAATCTTACATCAAACTCCATTGAGAAATCTAATAATTTAAACTATATGTATAGCACAAAACACGCACCAACATcgaatatactgtattttctgAATTATCATAAACACAATACAATTCGTTAAATGTATTGCCATATATTGCCGAATGTCTAAACATTTCAAGATTTAAAAATCTTGTTTATTTATAGTGGTATGTCGCGCGCTATCAGGTCTAAAACATGAGAACAGGTTATACTTTCAATGGAGTTTTGTGTGGAAGATTTAAAGCGTACGAGCACTAACTATATAGCTATAGCCATTGCCTTTACACAATCACTTACATTAATAGTGAAAGTAACGTACGTTAAAGCTAACTTACCACTGCTCCTGATACAGCATGAACCAAACTCTCATACGAGAAAACCGAGAAGCTCATTTTGAACGAGGTTATTTTATGCTTCCAACCTTTCGCACGCCTAAAATAAAACCCAAAGAGCACTTTTTTAAACTCCggtttgtaaaataaaacagcTGTTCTGCCCTCACTCTGCTGCTAACTGTCTTTAACGCTACGCTTCCTTGTGGCTGACCTGCAGACGGTTTTCTACAGCGCACCGGGCATTTTGGGTATTGTAGTTCTCGCTACTCCATGGGTTTAGTTCAAATATCTTTcagtcattgttattttaacttttGCAGGATCAACCCAAGCAGAAATTCAGTAACAATGTCCTAACAGAAGTTGGGTGACATAAAGCATTAACAAGTATATGTATTATTAACCCCCTGAAGCCAACAATCTCAACTGCAAACTACACATTTTATGTCATATTCCATATTTCCAGATCAATGCAGTGTAGAGACTTTACTTATTTTAATAGCAGAGAGATGCGCTGTTCAGTCTTGTTCATTATTGTATTCTGTGTGATGTCAACACATGTCTGTCAGATTCAATTACCACAATAGTTGTTTCATGGTGCTGCAACAGGACAAGGCGACATCAACTTGTAATGCAGGATTGAAGAGGCACATGTGTGCCACTGGAATAATTATGAGCTATGTGCAGCAACAGGTAGCAGGGGCTGTGTGCCTCAGGGCTTAACAACCATATTTAGGCAGTATAATTTGTACTCCAAAGGATATTCTGTCCAATTGGATGAAATAGTAATATTTAAGAGAGGGGGTTAATTATTATTCAACCATTTATTTAGCTTTTATATTAGTACTGAACAAAGTAATAGTACATTGTAGACATTTGTTGTTACATTGACATTTTTAAGGTAAACAGTTTGATTTAAAGCTGTAAAGCaatcaacaaacaacaaaaggaACAGTAACATCCAGGATAGATTCCATATATGTTACAGGTTGCAGCCTATGTATGTAACGCACATGAACTTAGAGCATTTGGACATGGACAAAAAACATTTGCTGCTGCAGAGGGTCCGCAATCAGagttaaaaatataataacTACAATGACCTCATTAAAATGACTAAAAACGACTAGCCCTATGTTGTATATTTGTCAAGTTACTTACATTACccaaaatgtttccaacaatatTCAAACCCAGAGATCTGTAATTTTAATCAAGTACACGTGCGTGTCATTTGGTCGCAGTTGCCTGTCAATAGCGTCTTATCCCCTTTGGGCATATGCATCAGCATTGTGGTTGTCTGCCAGAAGCTGTCATAAATTTACTTTTTATCCAGTTTTAAGCCACTAGGTCCGTTTTTAACCATATATTTTAACTGGATGAAGAATTTTAGTCATCGGACTATACATATATGTCAACCCTGGATCTTAAGTTATCACAGAAACAAACTGTGGCAGTTCTCCGCTGATGAGCCAAACTGCATCGGAGAA
Encoded here:
- the slc25a17 gene encoding peroxisomal membrane protein PMP34 encodes the protein MSFSVFSYESLVHAVSGAVGSVTAMTVFFPLDTARLRLQVDENRKAQSTPAILAEIVKEEGLLAPYRGWFPVICSLCCSNFVYFYCFHGLKASWLKGKQSAPSTDLIIGIVAGVVNVLLTTPLWVVNTRLKLQGSKFRNADIRPTNYSGILDAFAQIIRREGVGALWNGTLTSLLLVLNPAIQFMIYEALKRQLRRGVPRELSSVEVFIIGAVAKAVATTVTYPLQTIQSILRFGQFNESTDESKLLSSLRTIKCLLVNRVRKYGMLGLFKGLEAKLLQTVLTAALMFLLYEKIASCTFRVMGLSSNHYKKR